In Molothrus aeneus isolate 106 chromosome 3, BPBGC_Maene_1.0, whole genome shotgun sequence, a single genomic region encodes these proteins:
- the TRAF5 gene encoding TNF receptor-associated factor 5 has product MACDEPAAPSGTFTRQNSSSAGSLDFEPDADYKFVESLEERYKCAHCHLVLHNPHQTGCGHRFCQQCILALRELNAVPTCPVDKETIKMHEVFKDNCCKREVLNLHVFCKNFPDCNSKVILGRYQEHLQQCLFESMQCTNDGCQDRILRKDLKEHLSQHCKFREERCQYCNTYVVLINIKNHEKNDCPDYPVPCLQNCSQIILKKEIEKHHAVCPEAEVDCPYKQYGCHVKVKRGKLAEHENSALREHMLQILDRNSRLEEQISDLYKSLECKEIKIQQLADAIKKCEKEFRQYTQLFGNNSNLMVSTQALASHLDKSARLESQVKQLIQMANQQQSKLDLQPLFDTIETMKQKIALMETYDQRLVVLEDQSSKHDRQINNHKAQLNKNEERFKLLEGTCYNGKLIWKITDYKKKKREAVEGRVLSIASQPFYTSRCGYRLCARAYLNGDGSGKGTHISLYFVVMRGEFDSLLLWPFKQKVTLMLLDQSGKKNHIVEVFRADPNSSSFKRPDGEMNIASGCPRFVPHTVLESTKNTYIRDDTLFLKVVVDLTDLEEL; this is encoded by the exons ATGGCCTGTGACGAACCCGCTGCTCCCTCGGGCACCTTCACGCGCCAGAACTCCTCCAGCGCCGGCTCCCTGGACTTCGAGCCCGACGCCGACTACAAGTTCGTGGAGAGCCTGGAGGAGCGGTACAAGTGCGCCCACTGCCACCTGGTGCTGCACAACCCCCACCAGACGGGCTGCGGGCACCGCTTCTGCCAGCAGTGCATCCTCGCTCTGAG AGAGTTAAATGCAGTACCCACCTGTCCTGTCGacaaagaaacaataaaaatgcatGAG GTATTCAAAGACAACTGCTGTAAAAGAGAAGTTCTCAACTTGCATGTGTTCTGCAAAAACTTTCCTGACTGCAATTCAAAAGTAATTCTGGGGCGATATCAG GAGCATCTGCAGCAGTGTTTGTTTGAAAGCATGCAGTGCACTAATGATGGCTGTCAGGATCGAATTCTTCGCAAAGACCTGAAGGAGCACTTGAGCCAGCACTGTAAATTCCGGGAAGAGAGGTGCCAGTACTGTAATACATATGTGGTGTTAATTAACATAAAG aaTCATGAGAAAAATGACTGTCCTGATTATCCTGTGCCTTGTCTCCAAAACTGTTcacaaataattctgaaaaaagag ATTGAAAAGCACCACGCTGTGTGTCCCGAGGCAGAAGTGGACTGTCCATACAAGCAGTACGGCTGTCATGTAAAG GTTAAAAGAGGGAAACTTGCTGAACATGAAAACAGTGCCCTGAGGGAACACATGCTGCAGATTTTAGACAGGAACTCCCGGCTGGAAGAGCAG ATATCTGACCTGTATAAGAGCCTGGAATGTAAAGAGATTAAAATCCAGCAGCTAGCAGATGCCATTAAGAAGTGTGAGAAAGAATTCAGACAGTATACACAACTGTTTGGTAATAATAGCAACTTGATGGTAAGCACTCAG GCTCTGGCCAGTCACCTGGATAAGTCTGCACGCCTGGAATCACAAGTGAAACAGCTAATACAGATGGCAAACCAGCAGCAAAGTAAACTAGACCTGCAGCCCCTGTTTGACACAATTGAGACCATGAAGCAGAAGATTGCCCTGATGGAGACCTACGACCAGCGCTTGG TTGTTTTGGAAGATCAGTCCAGCAAACATGATCGCCAGATCAATAATCACAAAGCACAGCTCAATAAAAACGAAGAACGATTTAAGCTTTTGGAAGGCACGTGCTACAATGGGAAATTAATCTGGAAAATCACGGAttacaagaagaagaaaagagaggcaGTGGAGGGCCGTGTGCTGTCCATAGCCAGCCAGCCCTTCTACACCAGCCGCTGTGGGTACAGGCTGTGTGCCAGAGCCTACCTGAACGGGGACGGCTCGGGAAAGGGAACGCACATCTCCCTCTACTTCGTGGTCATGAGGGGCGAGTTTGACTCGCTGCTGCTGTGGCCTTTCAAGCAGAAGGTTACACTTATGCTTTTGGAccaaagtgggaaaaaaaatcacattgtgGAAGTCTTTAGGGCTGAccccaacagcagcagtttCAAAAGGCCGGATGGAGAAATGAATATCGCCTCCGGCTGTCCGCGCTTCGTGCCGCACACCGTCCTGGAGAGCACAAAGAACACCTACATCAGAGATGACACTCTCTTCTTGAAAGTGGTCGTGGATCTAACTGACCTGGAGGAATTGTGA